In Dehalococcoidia bacterium, one DNA window encodes the following:
- a CDS encoding 3-hydroxyacyl-CoA dehydrogenase family protein yields the protein MKPEEIKTIGVLGGGVMGGGIAQVLAVAGYDIVLRDLNDELLEKSRNTIAEGRFGLRGGVERGKITQQQMDEALARIKFTTKVEDLRDVDLLIEAIPEDLELKKKVFAELDALLRPDAIIATNTSGFAIADLNVAVSNKSRFVGMHWFSPVAAMKLIEIIHAPETSEETVTALEAVGQRAGKVTVRVKDAPGNYGFVANRIYFAAVAEARKVLEEGIASADDINKAMMYGFNWPVGPLAMSAGARSGWQ from the coding sequence ATGAAGCCTGAAGAGATCAAGACGATAGGCGTGCTGGGCGGCGGCGTAATGGGCGGCGGCATCGCGCAGGTGCTGGCCGTCGCCGGCTACGACATCGTCCTGCGCGACCTGAACGACGAGCTCCTCGAAAAGTCGCGCAACACCATCGCCGAAGGGCGCTTCGGACTGCGCGGCGGCGTCGAGCGCGGCAAAATCACGCAGCAGCAGATGGACGAAGCGCTCGCCCGCATCAAGTTCACGACGAAGGTCGAAGACCTGCGCGACGTCGATCTCCTCATCGAGGCGATCCCGGAAGACCTGGAGTTGAAGAAGAAGGTATTTGCGGAACTCGACGCCCTGCTCCGGCCCGACGCCATAATCGCCACCAACACTTCGGGCTTCGCCATCGCCGATCTGAACGTGGCCGTCTCCAACAAGTCGCGCTTCGTCGGCATGCACTGGTTCAGTCCGGTGGCGGCGATGAAGCTGATCGAGATCATCCATGCGCCGGAGACGTCGGAGGAAACGGTGACCGCCCTGGAAGCCGTCGGGCAGCGGGCGGGCAAGGTGACAGTGCGGGTGAAGGACGCGCCCGGCAACTACGGCTTTGTCGCCAACCGCATCTACTTCGCGGCGGTCGCCGAAGCGCGGAAGGTGCTGGAAGAGGGGATCGCGAGCGCGGACGACATCAACAAGGCGATGATGTACGGCTTCAACTGGCCGGTCGGGCCCCTAGCGATGAGCGCGGGCGCCCGCAGCGGCTGGCAGTAG
- a CDS encoding Sir2 family NAD-dependent protein deacetylase gives MATNDPLEQALDDAARIIAGSTYVVALVGAGISVESGVPPFRGPGGLWTKLGEPAMNGYQKFIADPTAWWAERLGPRDELSEFIKAMDAARPNAAHFAMAQMEKLGFLQHVITQNIDNLHHEAGSESITEIHGNRLKLRCIACNHRVPLKEFPIEEIPPRCPQCAGIMKTDTVMFGEPIPVDALESCRYHTSLCDCMLLVGTSAVVYPAAEFPVIAARKGAPLVEVNPMETALSGICYAVLRAPAGEVMPRLVERLCQLTGKEPPPQQGAEGTR, from the coding sequence ATGGCCACCAACGATCCGCTCGAACAAGCGCTCGACGACGCCGCGCGCATTATCGCCGGGTCCACCTACGTCGTCGCCCTCGTCGGCGCTGGCATCTCCGTCGAGAGCGGCGTGCCGCCCTTCCGCGGCCCTGGCGGACTGTGGACGAAGCTCGGCGAACCGGCCATGAACGGCTACCAGAAGTTCATCGCCGACCCAACGGCCTGGTGGGCGGAACGCCTCGGCCCCCGTGACGAGCTGTCCGAGTTCATAAAGGCGATGGACGCCGCCCGGCCCAACGCCGCCCACTTCGCGATGGCCCAGATGGAAAAACTCGGCTTCCTCCAGCACGTCATCACCCAGAATATCGATAACCTCCACCACGAGGCCGGCAGCGAATCGATAACGGAGATCCACGGCAACCGGCTGAAGCTCCGCTGCATCGCCTGCAACCACCGCGTCCCCCTCAAGGAGTTTCCCATCGAAGAGATCCCGCCCCGCTGTCCGCAGTGCGCGGGCATCATGAAGACGGACACGGTGATGTTCGGCGAGCCTATTCCCGTCGACGCACTCGAATCGTGCCGGTACCACACCAGCCTCTGCGATTGCATGCTCCTCGTAGGCACGTCGGCCGTCGTGTATCCCGCGGCCGAATTTCCGGTAATCGCTGCCCGCAAGGGGGCGCCGCTGGTCGAGGTTAATCCCATGGAAACCGCGCTTTCCGGCATCTGCTATGCCGTGCTGCGGGCCCCCGCGGGAGAGGTCATGCCCAGACTTGTAGAACGCCTCTGCCAACTTACCGGCAAGGAGCCACCGCCGCAGCAGGGGGCCGAAGGGACCCGATGA
- a CDS encoding carbon-nitrogen hydrolase family protein has translation MTQETVTLAVAAMTTVHDTAKNLDKYASLVHEAAARHARLLVLPEQTLQGYLYHLNHEVSIDEANYHYDAAEPVPGPSTRKVAAMAREAGMYIVFGMTERVDVSSSGVLYNSAVLVGPRGVVGVYRKVHAPGDEYHIFRQGRDWPVFDTEIGKLGIQICYDLRFPEASRELALRGAQILALPTAWPKIRGDLYDLFDRARAAENECWFLSADQVGACDQGKLVFYGHSRIIDPLGNVLADTGEDEGVAFAEVPATNLKRRQLGPMNFVRDRRPETYSTLASEEIYHPAVSEPGGHGSASRRPARRARREARGERR, from the coding sequence ATGACACAAGAGACCGTCACCCTCGCAGTCGCGGCCATGACCACCGTCCACGACACGGCGAAGAACCTCGATAAGTACGCTTCACTCGTGCACGAGGCCGCCGCCAGACACGCCCGCCTGCTCGTCCTGCCGGAGCAAACGCTTCAGGGCTACCTCTATCACCTCAACCACGAGGTGTCGATAGACGAGGCGAACTACCACTACGACGCCGCGGAGCCGGTCCCCGGCCCGTCGACGCGCAAGGTCGCGGCCATGGCGCGAGAGGCGGGCATGTACATCGTCTTCGGCATGACGGAGCGCGTAGACGTCTCCAGCTCGGGCGTGCTCTACAACTCCGCAGTTCTCGTGGGGCCCCGCGGCGTCGTCGGCGTCTATCGCAAGGTGCACGCGCCCGGCGACGAGTACCACATCTTCCGCCAGGGCAGAGACTGGCCCGTCTTCGACACGGAGATCGGGAAGCTCGGCATTCAGATCTGTTACGACCTGCGCTTCCCCGAGGCCTCGCGCGAGCTCGCGCTGCGCGGCGCCCAGATACTCGCCCTGCCGACCGCATGGCCCAAGATCAGAGGCGACCTCTACGACCTCTTCGACCGCGCGAGGGCGGCCGAGAACGAGTGCTGGTTCCTCTCCGCCGACCAGGTCGGGGCGTGCGACCAGGGCAAGCTTGTGTTCTACGGCCACAGCCGCATCATCGATCCCCTGGGAAACGTGCTCGCCGATACGGGCGAAGATGAGGGCGTCGCCTTCGCCGAAGTGCCCGCCACCAACCTCAAGCGAAGGCAGCTCGGCCCGATGAATTTCGTCCGCGACCGCCGCCCCGAGACCTACAGCACACTCGCCAGCGAGGAGATCTACCACCCGGCCGTTTCCGAGCCCGGCGGCCATGGGTCGGCCTCCAGACGACCGGCGCGCCGGGCCCGCCGCGAAGCGAGGGGCGAGCGCCGTTGA
- a CDS encoding thiolase family protein yields the protein MGRIYGRDVVYFAKEAVRLAIEDAGLQREDIDGLLINPGTTPLGGFAGLALQGALGLGDLRFVNSMNMGGATAISMVQFAAMAVVHGLANYVVCVFADAPLREGRGGSAAYGGWAPALQPRGLSELYLAYGLFGVNAPYALAARRHMDLYGTTNDHFGAIAVAERQWAAMNPLAQEREPITMEDYHNSRWIVEPLHLYDCCLVSNGGVAVIVTTAERARALRQPPVYILGMGQGHRGVLSRPDWDADTVTGAAISKEIAFRMAGITLNDIDICELYDCYTYTVLVSIEDYGFCEKGEGGPYVADGKLGPGGTLPTNTGGGMLSGYYMWGMTPLSEAVIQARGQGGERQVPKRDVVLVGGNGGILEHHCTLVLSPHPS from the coding sequence ATGGGCCGCATCTACGGCCGCGACGTCGTCTACTTCGCGAAAGAGGCGGTGCGCCTGGCAATCGAAGACGCCGGGCTGCAAAGGGAAGACATCGACGGCCTGCTGATAAACCCCGGAACGACGCCTCTGGGCGGGTTTGCTGGCCTCGCCTTACAGGGCGCCCTCGGTCTGGGCGACCTGCGCTTCGTGAACTCGATGAACATGGGCGGCGCCACCGCCATAAGCATGGTGCAGTTCGCGGCGATGGCAGTCGTTCACGGCCTGGCCAACTACGTCGTATGTGTCTTCGCCGACGCTCCTCTGCGCGAAGGGCGCGGTGGCAGCGCAGCCTACGGCGGGTGGGCGCCGGCCCTGCAGCCGCGCGGCCTCTCCGAGCTGTACCTCGCCTACGGCCTCTTCGGCGTGAACGCGCCCTACGCCCTCGCCGCCCGCCGTCACATGGACCTCTACGGCACGACAAACGACCACTTCGGCGCCATCGCCGTCGCTGAGCGACAGTGGGCGGCGATGAACCCGCTGGCGCAGGAGCGGGAACCGATCACGATGGAGGACTATCACAACTCCCGCTGGATCGTCGAGCCGCTCCACCTGTACGATTGCTGCCTCGTCTCTAATGGGGGCGTAGCCGTCATCGTCACCACGGCGGAGCGGGCGCGCGCGCTGCGCCAGCCGCCCGTCTACATCCTCGGAATGGGCCAGGGCCATCGCGGCGTCCTTAGCCGCCCGGACTGGGACGCCGACACCGTGACCGGCGCCGCCATCTCCAAAGAGATCGCCTTCCGGATGGCCGGCATCACGCTCAACGATATTGACATCTGCGAGCTGTACGATTGCTACACTTACACGGTGCTTGTGTCGATCGAGGACTACGGCTTCTGCGAGAAAGGCGAGGGCGGGCCCTACGTCGCCGACGGAAAGCTGGGCCCGGGCGGCACACTCCCCACCAATACCGGCGGCGGCATGCTCTCCGGGTACTACATGTGGGGGATGACCCCCCTGTCGGAGGCCGTGATCCAGGCGCGCGGCCAGGGCGGCGAGCGCCAGGTCCCCAAGCGCGACGTCGTGCTCGTCGGCGGCAACGGCGGCATCCTCGAGCATCACTGCACGCTTGTCCTGAGCCCGCACCCATCCTGA
- a CDS encoding Zn-ribbon domain-containing OB-fold protein, producing the protein MTEYKKPVPLPGPISEPFFEGAKRHELMLMRCLSCGAYRLAERPSCPECWSDDYEWVKGSGRGSIYSYVIMHQQLHPAFADDIPYNVAVVELEEGPRMVSNIVGCGNEELRVGQPVEVVFDAITEDCTIPRFRPRSD; encoded by the coding sequence ATGACCGAATACAAGAAGCCGGTACCGCTGCCCGGTCCCATCTCAGAGCCCTTCTTCGAGGGGGCGAAGCGTCACGAGCTCATGCTCATGCGCTGCTTATCCTGCGGCGCCTACCGCCTCGCCGAGCGTCCCTCCTGCCCCGAGTGCTGGTCGGACGACTACGAATGGGTGAAGGGGAGCGGGCGCGGCAGCATCTACAGCTACGTCATCATGCACCAGCAGCTACATCCTGCGTTCGCCGATGACATACCCTATAACGTAGCGGTTGTCGAACTGGAAGAAGGGCCACGCATGGTGAGCAACATCGTCGGCTGCGGGAACGAGGAGCTTCGCGTGGGCCAGCCGGTCGAAGTGGTCTTCGACGCGATCACCGAAGACTGCACCATCCCGCGCTTCCGTCCCCGCTCTGACTGA
- a CDS encoding A24 family peptidase → MQHNWRNELVIGRQRRLATASRVSSGAGGPDDAEMAPLSPSASAFARSPWPRLLFAAVALAVIVGAAFRYQDVSQVAVIAVYAAVLVSCAATDLATFRVPNVITYPAILFAVLVAAIMPGADFLSAIAGGGVAFGLMLFALIVSRGAMGLGDVKLATFAGFAVGWPLIAPTLILMALAGGVSAFILLVLRVKGRRDPIPYAPFISVGALTVILWQGTAFAAL, encoded by the coding sequence ATGCAGCATAATTGGCGCAACGAGCTGGTAATCGGGAGACAGCGACGTCTTGCCACCGCTTCCCGTGTTTCGTCCGGAGCCGGCGGCCCGGATGACGCTGAGATGGCGCCGCTCTCCCCCTCCGCCTCCGCCTTTGCCCGCAGTCCCTGGCCGCGGTTGCTGTTTGCCGCCGTAGCGCTCGCCGTTATCGTCGGGGCGGCGTTCCGTTACCAGGACGTATCGCAGGTTGCGGTGATAGCCGTCTACGCCGCCGTCCTCGTCTCCTGCGCCGCCACCGACCTGGCCACCTTCCGTGTCCCGAACGTCATCACCTACCCTGCTATCCTTTTCGCCGTGCTCGTAGCCGCCATCATGCCGGGGGCCGACTTCCTTTCGGCGATTGCGGGCGGAGGCGTAGCGTTCGGGCTGATGCTGTTCGCGCTCATCGTCTCGCGCGGCGCCATGGGCCTGGGCGATGTCAAGCTCGCCACCTTCGCCGGCTTTGCCGTCGGCTGGCCGCTCATCGCCCCCACGCTTATCCTCATGGCGCTGGCGGGCGGTGTCTCCGCGTTCATTCTCCTTGTACTGCGGGTGAAGGGCCGCCGCGACCCGATACCGTACGCGCCGTTCATATCTGTTGGCGCCCTGACGGTCATCCTCTGGCAGGGAACGGCCTTCGCCGCGCTCTGA
- a CDS encoding glycosyltransferase family 4 protein, whose amino-acid sequence MKILHIAPLWERVPPLAYGGTEAVVSVLCEELVRRGHSVRLAASGDSRTSADLFSIYPRSLRTADDLEDKLPYQLLHAALALKEASLFDIIHNHNAEIVMAMSHLADVPMLTTMHNLITPDTKIIWDHYDGWYNTISDAEKANMPAIANENYVGTIYNAIDVETFPYQEEKDDYLLFLSRISPDKAPHLAIEVAKRLGMRLIIAGKIDPNPTDELYFRMQVAPLIDGQQITFFGEATGVQKRALYARARALVIPLCWEEPFGLVLAEAMACGTPVVAFQRGAAPEVVVDGETGFLVDDLDSMVEAVRHVHDIDPRRCREVVEDRFSPGKMAEAYERAYQQILSGITVRPLRALTPVPAPLAGQPAAKGAIVA is encoded by the coding sequence ATGAAGATTCTCCACATTGCGCCTCTCTGGGAGCGGGTGCCTCCCCTTGCCTATGGTGGGACAGAGGCGGTCGTCAGCGTGCTCTGCGAAGAGTTGGTGCGGCGCGGCCACTCCGTGCGCCTCGCTGCCAGCGGCGACTCCCGGACCAGCGCGGATCTCTTCTCCATCTATCCGCGCAGTCTGCGCACCGCTGACGACCTCGAAGACAAGCTGCCCTACCAGTTGCTTCACGCGGCGCTCGCCCTCAAAGAAGCGTCCTTATTCGACATTATTCACAACCACAACGCCGAGATCGTCATGGCGATGAGCCACCTGGCAGACGTTCCAATGCTCACCACCATGCACAATCTCATCACTCCCGACACGAAGATCATCTGGGACCACTACGACGGCTGGTATAACACGATTAGCGACGCCGAGAAGGCGAACATGCCAGCAATCGCGAACGAGAACTACGTCGGCACGATCTACAACGCCATCGACGTGGAGACCTTCCCCTACCAGGAGGAGAAAGACGACTACCTTCTGTTCCTCAGCCGTATCTCCCCCGACAAGGCGCCCCACCTCGCTATCGAAGTCGCGAAACGCCTGGGCATGCGCTTGATAATCGCCGGCAAGATCGACCCCAACCCGACGGATGAGCTGTACTTCCGCATGCAGGTGGCCCCGCTCATCGATGGGCAGCAGATCACGTTCTTCGGCGAAGCGACAGGCGTTCAGAAGCGCGCCCTCTATGCCAGAGCCCGCGCCCTCGTCATTCCGCTGTGCTGGGAGGAGCCTTTCGGCCTGGTGCTTGCGGAAGCGATGGCCTGCGGCACGCCCGTGGTCGCGTTCCAGCGCGGCGCCGCGCCGGAGGTCGTCGTTGACGGCGAGACCGGCTTCCTGGTCGACGATCTCGATTCGATGGTCGAGGCAGTGCGACACGTGCACGACATTGATCCACGTCGTTGCCGTGAGGTCGTGGAGGATCGGTTCTCGCCCGGGAAGATGGCCGAGGCTTACGAGAGGGCCTACCAGCAGATACTGTCGGGTATCACAGTGAGGCCGCTGCGCGCTCTGACTCCCGTTCCCGCGCCCCTCGCCGGCCAGCCTGCCGCGAAGGGCGCCATCGTCGCCTGA
- a CDS encoding plasma-membrane proton-efflux P-type ATPase, producing MEKSPAGESPDSTPVPSPETPLSDLWARLDASEEGLTDEDATKRLTEYGPNELPEKEENLVTKFLSYFWGPIPVMIEVAAILSATLRHWPDLAVILALLLLNAVVGFREEFQAASSIAALKAQLAPNARAKRNGKWRSIPARELVPGDVVRLRIGDVVPADARLFEGTAQVDQSALTGESLPVDKKSGDVLYSGSILKQGEVDSLVYATGRATYFGKTAQLVEEAETRSHFQQAVVRIANYLIAVALTLAVLILGVSAVRGNPLLEMIQLALVLTIASVPVAMPAVMSVTMALGARRLARQEAVVTHLPAIEELAGIDVLCSDKTGTLTQNRLTAGDPAAVDGPAREDILLAAALASREEDQDPIDMAVLRGADGVVAPGFHVTEFQPFDPVRKRTQATVEAADGTRFRVTKGAPQVILALDPQAPRLEEKVTAVVGEFAGRGFRSLGVARADDESEWRFLGVIPLYDPIREDSKETVEAAEAMGIEIKMVTGDQVAIAKEVARELGLGENVLDAKVFDTDIRDSPERLAALVAASDGFAQVFPDHKYRIVEALQAKRHIVGMTGDGVNDAPALKKADAGIAVSGATDAARAAADIVLLRPGLATIVDAIKESRRIFQRMTNYAIYRIAETFALLVFLGLSILIFNSRPVTATMIVLLAMLNDGAILSIAYDRARYSNRPEAWDMRVVLGMATALGLFAAGRSFGAFLLAERVVGLDSEVAQTFVYLNLSVGGHLTLFAARTRGPFWSTRPASVLVAAVMGTQVLATIIAVSGFLMKPLDWRWAALVWGYDLALFLPQDFVKTAVHGLLRRGRERKTAAAPAG from the coding sequence ATGGAGAAGAGTCCCGCAGGCGAGTCTCCGGATTCCACCCCCGTCCCCTCTCCTGAGACGCCGCTGTCCGACCTGTGGGCGCGTCTCGACGCTTCCGAGGAAGGGCTAACCGACGAGGATGCGACGAAGCGTCTCACTGAGTACGGCCCCAACGAGCTGCCGGAGAAGGAAGAGAACCTCGTCACCAAGTTCCTCTCCTATTTCTGGGGCCCCATCCCCGTAATGATCGAGGTTGCGGCTATCCTCTCGGCCACCCTCCGTCACTGGCCCGACCTGGCGGTCATACTGGCGCTGCTGCTGCTGAACGCCGTCGTCGGTTTTCGGGAGGAGTTTCAGGCGGCGAGCTCAATCGCGGCCCTGAAGGCCCAACTGGCGCCCAACGCGAGGGCGAAACGGAACGGCAAGTGGCGAAGTATCCCCGCGCGCGAGCTCGTGCCCGGCGACGTGGTGCGTCTGCGCATCGGCGACGTTGTGCCGGCGGACGCGAGGCTATTCGAAGGGACGGCGCAGGTGGACCAGTCGGCGCTGACCGGCGAGTCGCTGCCCGTGGACAAGAAGAGCGGGGACGTCCTCTATTCAGGCTCCATCTTGAAGCAGGGCGAGGTAGATTCCCTGGTCTATGCGACGGGGCGAGCTACCTACTTCGGCAAGACGGCGCAACTTGTCGAAGAGGCGGAGACGCGAAGCCACTTCCAGCAGGCAGTCGTAAGGATAGCGAACTACCTGATAGCGGTCGCGCTCACCCTTGCCGTTCTGATACTGGGGGTCTCCGCGGTCAGAGGGAACCCGCTGCTGGAGATGATCCAGTTGGCGCTCGTACTCACCATCGCGTCCGTGCCTGTCGCCATGCCGGCTGTCATGTCGGTGACCATGGCGCTGGGCGCGCGAAGGCTGGCGAGGCAGGAGGCGGTTGTTACGCACCTGCCGGCGATAGAGGAACTCGCCGGCATCGACGTGCTCTGTTCCGACAAGACGGGCACGCTCACCCAGAACCGGCTGACGGCGGGCGACCCGGCGGCTGTGGACGGCCCGGCGCGTGAGGACATACTCCTGGCGGCGGCGCTCGCTTCTCGCGAAGAAGACCAGGACCCGATAGACATGGCCGTGCTCAGGGGGGCCGACGGCGTCGTGGCGCCCGGATTTCACGTGACCGAGTTTCAACCGTTTGATCCCGTGAGGAAGCGCACCCAGGCAACGGTGGAGGCGGCAGACGGAACACGGTTCAGAGTCACCAAGGGGGCGCCGCAGGTCATTCTGGCACTGGACCCGCAAGCGCCCCGGTTGGAAGAGAAGGTGACGGCGGTGGTCGGCGAGTTCGCCGGGCGTGGGTTTCGCTCGCTGGGGGTCGCACGGGCCGACGACGAAAGCGAGTGGCGCTTTCTCGGCGTCATACCGTTGTACGACCCGATTCGCGAGGACTCAAAGGAGACGGTGGAAGCGGCCGAGGCGATGGGCATTGAGATCAAGATGGTGACCGGTGATCAGGTCGCCATCGCGAAGGAGGTGGCGAGAGAGCTCGGTCTGGGCGAAAACGTGCTCGATGCCAAGGTGTTCGACACCGACATCCGGGACTCGCCGGAGCGGCTCGCGGCGCTGGTGGCGGCGTCGGACGGCTTCGCACAGGTCTTCCCCGATCACAAGTACCGCATCGTCGAAGCGTTGCAGGCGAAGCGGCACATCGTGGGGATGACCGGTGACGGCGTCAATGATGCGCCCGCCCTCAAGAAGGCCGACGCGGGCATCGCCGTCTCCGGGGCGACCGACGCCGCCCGCGCCGCTGCCGACATCGTGCTGCTGCGGCCGGGCCTGGCGACGATAGTGGACGCTATCAAGGAGAGCAGGCGCATATTCCAGCGGATGACGAACTACGCAATCTATCGCATCGCGGAGACGTTCGCGCTGCTTGTCTTCCTCGGCCTCTCCATCCTCATCTTCAACTCCCGCCCCGTGACGGCGACCATGATCGTGCTGCTGGCGATGCTGAACGATGGCGCCATACTCTCGATTGCCTACGACAGGGCCCGCTACTCAAACCGCCCCGAAGCATGGGACATGCGGGTGGTGTTGGGAATGGCTACTGCTCTTGGCCTGTTCGCCGCCGGCCGGTCGTTCGGCGCTTTCCTGCTGGCGGAAAGGGTGGTCGGCCTTGACAGCGAGGTCGCCCAGACCTTTGTCTACCTCAACCTGTCGGTCGGCGGGCATCTGACGCTGTTCGCCGCCCGCACGAGGGGCCCTTTCTGGTCGACGCGGCCGGCCTCCGTTCTGGTGGCGGCGGTTATGGGGACTCAGGTGCTGGCCACGATAATCGCCGTATCGGGGTTCCTGATGAAGCCCCTGGACTGGCGTTGGGCCGCTCTCGTGTGGGGCTACGATCTCGCCCTGTTCCTGCCGCAGGACTTCGTGAAGACAGCAGTGCATGGCCTGCTCCGGAGAGGCCGAGAGCGCAAGACAGCGGCCGCGCCGGCGGGCTAG
- the thyX gene encoding FAD-dependent thymidylate synthase: protein MPVQVKLLDHTHDPIRSLYIAFRTAYSSLTPQEIGERIEAERITRQQMLDFVEKRLQTGHASPLEQVWFEFAISGVSRAFSHQFVRHRVGISFEQQSQRYVVFKGGEFPHTVPETVRQAGYEDKLRDAFADIGRLYQEMVDAGIPAEDARFLIPNAAHTNFKVTVNLQALLHICDLRLCTRAQWEFRKVASLMRAEVNRVAPELARHLQPKCGERRVGYCDETYEDWEACPIGRKRPHKRDLFALFDAHRRGELAPLAEEEFRLIAGESEASEREEAY from the coding sequence TTGCCGGTCCAGGTCAAGCTCCTCGACCACACCCACGACCCCATACGCTCCCTTTACATCGCCTTCCGTACCGCGTACTCCTCGCTGACGCCGCAGGAGATAGGCGAGCGCATCGAGGCCGAGCGCATCACGCGACAGCAGATGCTCGACTTCGTCGAAAAGCGGCTACAGACGGGCCACGCCTCGCCGCTCGAGCAGGTCTGGTTCGAGTTCGCCATCTCGGGCGTAAGCCGGGCCTTCAGCCACCAGTTCGTGCGACACCGGGTCGGCATCAGCTTCGAGCAGCAGAGCCAGCGCTACGTCGTCTTCAAGGGCGGCGAGTTCCCCCACACGGTGCCGGAGACGGTGCGGCAGGCGGGCTACGAAGACAAGCTGCGGGACGCCTTCGCGGATATCGGGCGCCTCTATCAGGAGATGGTCGACGCCGGCATCCCCGCTGAAGACGCCCGCTTCCTCATACCGAACGCCGCCCACACCAACTTCAAGGTCACCGTAAATCTGCAGGCGCTCCTTCACATTTGCGATCTCCGTCTGTGCACGCGCGCGCAGTGGGAGTTCCGCAAGGTGGCGTCCCTCATGCGGGCGGAGGTGAACCGCGTCGCCCCCGAGCTGGCGCGACACCTCCAGCCGAAGTGCGGGGAGCGTCGCGTGGGCTATTGCGACGAGACGTACGAGGACTGGGAGGCGTGCCCCATCGGGCGGAAGCGGCCGCACAAGCGCGACCTGTTCGCCCTGTTCGACGCGCACCGTCGTGGCGAGCTCGCCCCGCTTGCAGAAGAGGAGTTCCGCCTCATCGCCGGTGAATCAGAGGCGAGCGAGCGCGAAGAAGCCTACTAA
- a CDS encoding MFS transporter encodes MVDAPEGASEPLLAEGVRPGLAVDAKPRTDSGWVRAFATLRNPHFRMYWMGMLAYFMAMNMGQIARGWLAFDLTGRAAALGVVSLAWGAPMTLFSLLGGAIADRSDKRLLTLGSQAALFALAISAAVLVHTGAIQIWHLAVLAFLEGTVFSFAIPARLAWVPELIEEGELMNAIALNNAAMQATRIVGPGLAGALIGVPFFGMTGTFYLIACFYIVVFFCMLQVPSTGISDADSRLSLATRMMAGVRYIAGHDVLMALLILALLPVLLGAPFQIMLPVFAEDVYGVGPGGLGAMATMAGIGATAGSLLIGSLGDFNRRGTAQFLTGVVFGIGLFLFGLAGSFAMSLPVLALLGMSFTSYMVINNTLVLTTAERRYHGRVMAVYMLTWSMMPVVAMPVAALADVVGVQEVVVGLGVTLVVLMVAMRLFYPNYHLLNAPARALAVEESGEA; translated from the coding sequence ATGGTTGATGCCCCGGAAGGAGCCAGCGAACCCCTCTTAGCTGAAGGGGTCAGACCGGGCCTCGCCGTCGACGCGAAGCCCCGAACCGATAGCGGCTGGGTGAGGGCCTTCGCCACCCTGCGTAATCCCCATTTCCGCATGTACTGGATGGGGATGCTGGCCTACTTCATGGCGATGAACATGGGGCAGATCGCGCGCGGCTGGCTTGCGTTCGATCTCACGGGACGGGCAGCGGCGCTCGGGGTCGTCAGCCTGGCCTGGGGAGCGCCGATGACGCTGTTCTCGCTGCTCGGCGGGGCGATTGCCGACCGCAGCGATAAGCGTCTGCTGACACTCGGAAGCCAGGCCGCGCTGTTCGCGCTTGCCATAAGCGCGGCCGTTCTCGTCCACACCGGCGCGATCCAGATATGGCACCTGGCGGTGCTCGCCTTCCTCGAGGGCACCGTTTTCTCGTTCGCGATTCCCGCCCGGCTGGCGTGGGTGCCGGAGCTGATTGAAGAGGGCGAGCTGATGAACGCCATCGCCCTCAACAACGCGGCGATGCAGGCGACCCGCATTGTCGGGCCCGGCCTGGCGGGTGCGCTCATCGGCGTGCCCTTCTTCGGCATGACGGGAACGTTCTACCTGATCGCCTGCTTCTACATCGTCGTCTTCTTCTGTATGTTGCAGGTCCCATCGACGGGCATATCGGACGCGGATTCGAGGCTGTCGCTGGCGACGAGGATGATGGCGGGAGTGCGCTACATCGCCGGCCACGACGTGCTGATGGCGCTGCTCATCCTGGCGCTCTTGCCGGTGCTCCTGGGGGCGCCGTTCCAGATCATGCTGCCCGTCTTCGCCGAAGACGTGTACGGTGTCGGGCCGGGCGGTCTCGGCGCCATGGCGACGATGGCGGGGATCGGCGCGACTGCGGGTTCGTTGCTCATCGGTTCCCTGGGCGACTTCAACCGGCGGGGGACGGCGCAGTTCTTGACGGGCGTGGTGTTCGGGATCGGGCTGTTCCTGTTCGGGCTGGCGGGCAGCTTCGCGATGTCGCTGCCGGTGCTGGCTCTTCTGGGGATGAGCTTCACCAGCTACATGGTCATCAACAACACCCTTGTCCTGACCACGGCGGAGCGCCGCTATCACGGACGGGTGATGGCGGTCTACATGCTGACGTGGTCGATGATGCCGGTGGTGGCGATGCCGGTGGCCGCGCTGGCCGATGTGGTGGGCGTGCAGGAGGTGGTGGTGGGGCTGGGGGTGACGCTGGTAGTGCTGATGGTGGCGATGCGGCTGTTCTACCCGAACTATCACCTGCTGAACGCGCCAGCGCGGGCGCTCGCCGTCGAAGAAAGCGGCGAAGCCTAG